The Ornithinimicrobium faecis genome includes a window with the following:
- a CDS encoding glycosyltransferase family 4 protein, with product MLSESLRARGHRVTELGPRDISAIHRLRRLDVDLVHVHHPGRLTTALSLTPHRVPIVYTPHRTNLPRKRLLTLGHLRLLARAARVVALSPTEVALLSSDRGVDPARVALIPNGFDAAPFPFAERSAPTAGEPWTVLFVGQLIPPKQPLAIVEALDCDELRGRVRLRFVFHRERMLDELRSEVARRNLGDSVEFVGRLHGDQLSAEYSGAHFLLLPSTTLEALPSVITEAVFTGLPVIAGDVGGIRWQLDGFGECLPDINAAKLRESLIAAMSSYSSLMARAEDAAASFRSRFSVDAMVDRHLDLYESLTLHGKKG from the coding sequence ATGCTCTCGGAGTCACTCCGCGCCCGAGGCCATCGGGTCACAGAATTGGGCCCTCGTGACATCAGCGCCATCCACCGGCTCCGACGGCTCGACGTGGACCTGGTTCACGTCCACCACCCCGGGAGGCTGACAACTGCTCTGAGTCTGACGCCTCACCGAGTGCCCATCGTCTACACCCCACACCGGACCAACCTGCCCCGCAAGAGGCTCCTCACGCTTGGTCATCTCCGACTGCTGGCCCGCGCTGCCCGTGTCGTCGCATTGAGCCCCACGGAAGTGGCTCTCCTTTCTTCCGACCGTGGAGTGGACCCTGCTCGCGTCGCACTGATCCCCAACGGGTTCGATGCTGCTCCCTTCCCCTTCGCCGAACGGTCGGCACCAACAGCCGGAGAGCCATGGACCGTGCTCTTCGTCGGGCAACTCATCCCCCCGAAACAACCACTGGCGATCGTGGAGGCCTTGGACTGCGACGAACTGCGCGGACGCGTCCGCCTGCGGTTCGTCTTCCATCGCGAACGGATGCTCGACGAGCTCCGCTCCGAGGTGGCCAGGCGCAATCTGGGCGACTCGGTCGAGTTCGTGGGACGTCTTCACGGCGATCAGTTGTCAGCCGAGTACTCAGGTGCGCACTTCCTGCTCCTGCCGAGCACCACCCTTGAGGCACTTCCTTCGGTGATCACTGAGGCCGTGTTCACGGGGCTGCCCGTTATTGCTGGCGATGTCGGCGGGATCCGTTGGCAGCTGGACGGCTTTGGCGAGTGTCTCCCCGACATCAATGCCGCGAAGCTCCGCGAGTCCCTTATCGCTGCGATGTCGTCCTACTCCTCCCTCATGGCCCGAGCAGAAGATGCAGCCGCTAGTTTCCGGTCCAGATTCAGCGTCGACGCGATGGTTGATCGGCATCTCGACCTCTACGAGTCCCTGACTCTCCACGGAAAGAAGGGCTGA
- a CDS encoding sulfotransferase: MRVLNRPLDFAIVGAAKAGTSSLADLVDAHPRAKVLRPKDGHFFTAVDGHPRWQGPHDESFNTLISRAIRDFPLQTRETPPDILVGDASVFYMADEQALHHLQGNLTDVAPVICVLRRPERRAFSAYMHLVREQLETLSFADALAAEDGRRADRWHPLWWYKELGFYAPQIELLHQIFGAARVVTLRYEDIKDRPNAVATLVFDRLGLSVPPDLVLGHTNASGAPRSRWLQAGLVSTNPVKQTLGRIVPKRPWLAIRASLQAANLRRVEMPSAAQLSLMEDYREDIARVQAMTGLDLTDWQ; the protein is encoded by the coding sequence ATGAGAGTTCTCAATCGCCCACTGGACTTTGCGATCGTGGGAGCCGCTAAGGCAGGAACGTCGTCACTTGCTGATCTCGTAGACGCCCACCCTCGGGCCAAGGTACTGCGTCCCAAGGACGGGCACTTCTTCACGGCCGTGGATGGTCACCCTCGCTGGCAAGGGCCCCATGATGAAAGTTTCAACACACTCATCTCACGCGCAATCCGAGACTTCCCACTGCAAACCCGCGAGACCCCGCCAGACATCCTCGTGGGCGACGCTTCAGTATTTTACATGGCAGATGAGCAAGCGCTCCACCACTTGCAGGGGAACCTGACTGACGTGGCACCGGTCATCTGCGTTCTGCGCCGCCCAGAGCGCAGGGCATTCTCTGCCTACATGCACCTAGTGCGTGAGCAACTTGAAACTCTTTCTTTCGCGGATGCCCTTGCCGCGGAGGACGGGCGCAGGGCGGACCGCTGGCATCCGCTCTGGTGGTATAAGGAGCTGGGTTTCTACGCACCCCAGATCGAATTGCTCCACCAGATCTTCGGTGCTGCACGCGTTGTGACACTTCGCTACGAAGACATCAAAGACCGCCCGAATGCCGTGGCAACCCTGGTGTTCGACCGCCTCGGCCTATCCGTTCCGCCAGACCTGGTTCTGGGTCACACGAACGCTAGCGGCGCCCCGCGGAGTCGCTGGTTGCAGGCTGGCCTAGTCAGCACGAATCCAGTCAAGCAAACTCTGGGACGCATTGTTCCCAAAAGGCCTTGGTTAGCGATCCGGGCCAGCCTCCAGGCGGCGAACCTGCGCCGCGTTGAGATGCCGAGTGCGGCACAACTCTCCCTCATGGAAGACTACCGAGAAGACATCGCACGGGTCCAAGCGATGACAGGCCTTGACCTGACAGACTGGCAGTGA
- a CDS encoding lipopolysaccharide biosynthesis protein: protein MRVGSGAAGGRIITLGAMLLAAGILGPSDFGRFSLILATAQMLGMFATLGLARGLVRLLPDREATPGDRRQLWVWSCLPATVISALLALLVLALPEAGRLIGLPTDSAWHQVGLGLWLFGFTLSSLGQAGLIGSGRQDKAAIWIVVRSICFATTVLIGSFFFAPQFLVLACGLAELVVAGALLLLVNASITSDTAGSLSRAGLTSKLLRNGGPGWLADLSSQFGIWATLYLLTQSAWGPALAGIFALGQRAFVAVTMLSRQVSLSFVPILVHARGRDHASWVRASRRTLRYSLGIGSAVALPVLLLFLVSGPLMGEYGDHRTPLMAMAALGVLASWNTGMGVVAQTGGRLTRWGVSDALAAASTVTVTALLMDDLGLWAAVLGFGAGHLLRSLVLAPAVPLRSAP, encoded by the coding sequence ATGCGCGTGGGCAGCGGCGCAGCGGGGGGTCGAATTATCACCCTCGGCGCCATGCTCTTGGCAGCCGGAATTCTCGGCCCCTCGGACTTCGGTCGCTTTTCTCTCATATTGGCGACGGCTCAGATGTTGGGCATGTTCGCGACTCTCGGTCTCGCTCGCGGCCTTGTCCGACTCCTGCCTGACCGCGAAGCCACCCCCGGCGATCGTCGTCAACTGTGGGTGTGGTCCTGCCTCCCTGCCACCGTGATCTCAGCACTCCTTGCCCTTCTCGTGCTCGCCCTCCCCGAGGCCGGAAGGCTCATCGGGTTGCCCACTGATTCCGCGTGGCACCAGGTCGGTCTGGGACTCTGGCTCTTCGGGTTTACTCTCAGCAGCCTGGGTCAGGCTGGGCTGATCGGCAGCGGCCGGCAGGACAAGGCAGCCATCTGGATCGTGGTCCGGTCGATCTGCTTCGCCACCACTGTCTTGATCGGGTCATTCTTCTTCGCGCCGCAGTTCTTGGTCCTGGCATGCGGCCTCGCAGAACTGGTCGTGGCAGGAGCCCTGCTCCTCCTTGTCAACGCGTCGATCACGAGTGACACAGCTGGGTCCCTGAGCCGCGCAGGATTGACCTCCAAGCTCCTGCGCAACGGGGGGCCAGGCTGGTTAGCAGACCTGTCGTCACAGTTCGGCATATGGGCCACGCTCTACCTGCTGACCCAGTCAGCCTGGGGACCGGCCCTGGCGGGTATCTTCGCCCTCGGACAGCGGGCATTCGTCGCTGTGACCATGCTCTCGCGACAAGTGTCACTGTCGTTCGTGCCTATCCTCGTGCACGCACGAGGCCGGGATCACGCCTCGTGGGTGCGCGCAAGCCGCAGAACTCTCAGGTACAGCCTTGGCATCGGATCCGCAGTCGCTCTCCCCGTCCTGCTGCTCTTCCTAGTTTCCGGCCCCTTGATGGGCGAGTATGGCGATCACAGAACTCCCCTGATGGCCATGGCCGCTCTTGGGGTGTTGGCCTCATGGAACACGGGCATGGGAGTCGTCGCACAGACGGGTGGTCGGCTGACACGGTGGGGCGTGAGCGATGCCTTGGCTGCGGCGTCAACGGTGACGGTGACAGCGCTCTTGATGGACGACCTCGGACTGTGGGCCGCCGTGCTCGGCTTCGGCGCGGGCCATCTTCTACGCTCGCTGGTCCTCGCCCCCGCTGTGCCCCTGAGGTCGGCACCATGA
- a CDS encoding O-antigen polymerase, translated as MTASTRRLGVPTLPAAATHLSPSSYFFVTLASLILVIGFSRASSTLQVTVAASVLVYLTATTIRPEHRLATDHWLTPLNWMHMGWFLQIVLLPTVVVVLGPTAIQLAQVPDSRHLAAAVGLQTLAHVTFLCALHTVRPRRASPVSAGPPVPGVAILLTALVGGLALLTLFGGPGNVLNYFRGNVRSAQGASQLAPFLVPLLGVSSVLALRQAILRQRNRPVWLLICLAGLLVGFGSSGYSRGMFATAIIAMLAMISRSWRRIPLATYVLILLVGSLAALSLGEYRTTFLRTDGGQISVQQAGLNESSFSPRHQVESYMRAPQYLAVIPRALHNETTVPPSALVSNVLAPIPVLGEPFRESTTRTHFSQEVRQRLDVVDMSPPMVGEMYWTLGLLGTVVAFIVLGWLVARLDRRFREASDPGSIFLLMFAGAWCGYLLVGSTQVLVQTIVYMGPALMILHLLRRQLADPPTPRRLPS; from the coding sequence ATGACGGCCAGCACACGCCGCCTCGGCGTTCCCACGCTCCCGGCCGCAGCGACTCATTTATCGCCGTCGAGTTACTTCTTCGTGACCCTGGCATCTCTCATCCTCGTCATCGGGTTCTCCAGGGCAAGTTCCACGCTGCAGGTGACAGTGGCCGCCTCCGTGCTGGTCTACCTGACCGCCACAACGATCCGGCCTGAGCACCGCCTCGCGACAGACCATTGGCTCACGCCGCTGAACTGGATGCACATGGGGTGGTTCCTGCAAATCGTTCTTCTCCCGACGGTGGTCGTTGTCCTCGGGCCAACGGCGATCCAATTGGCACAAGTTCCGGACAGCCGACATCTCGCTGCTGCCGTTGGGCTCCAAACCCTCGCCCACGTGACCTTCCTCTGTGCCCTCCACACGGTCCGTCCACGCAGGGCTTCTCCCGTGAGTGCTGGCCCTCCGGTTCCGGGTGTCGCCATCCTGCTGACGGCGCTCGTGGGAGGGCTAGCCCTCCTGACGCTGTTTGGTGGCCCCGGCAACGTGCTCAACTATTTTCGGGGAAACGTCCGCTCTGCGCAGGGTGCCAGCCAGCTCGCACCATTCCTCGTCCCCCTCCTTGGCGTCAGTTCCGTGCTCGCCCTGCGCCAAGCCATCCTGCGTCAGAGAAACCGACCTGTCTGGCTCCTGATCTGCCTTGCCGGCCTCCTCGTCGGCTTCGGCAGCAGCGGCTACAGCAGAGGAATGTTCGCGACCGCGATCATCGCCATGCTGGCCATGATCAGCCGCAGCTGGCGTCGCATCCCACTAGCGACCTACGTCCTGATCCTGCTGGTCGGCAGCCTCGCGGCCCTGTCGCTGGGCGAGTACCGCACCACGTTCCTGCGCACCGACGGTGGGCAAATCAGTGTTCAGCAAGCCGGCTTGAATGAGTCAAGCTTTTCCCCTAGGCACCAGGTGGAGAGCTACATGCGAGCTCCGCAATACTTGGCGGTGATCCCGCGGGCCCTTCATAACGAGACCACCGTGCCGCCCTCGGCGCTCGTGAGCAATGTGCTGGCGCCGATCCCCGTGCTCGGGGAGCCCTTCCGAGAGTCCACGACCCGCACTCACTTCTCCCAAGAGGTTCGTCAGCGCCTCGATGTCGTCGATATGTCGCCGCCGATGGTGGGCGAGATGTACTGGACCCTAGGACTTCTTGGGACGGTCGTGGCGTTCATCGTCCTGGGGTGGCTCGTCGCCCGACTCGACCGCCGATTCCGTGAGGCGAGTGACCCTGGCAGCATCTTCCTACTGATGTTTGCCGGGGCGTGGTGCGGGTATCTCTTGGTCGGCTCCACACAGGTGCTCGTCCAAACCATTGTGTACATGGGCCCGGCCCTGATGATTCTTCATCTCCTTCGAAGACAACTTGCTGATCCCCCCACGCCAAGGAGACTGCCTTCATGA
- a CDS encoding sulfotransferase family protein has protein sequence MDARNFLELPRRMYGELVRGRTRVRIVDRSTAAANGPARFLLSPYRSGTTLMRYCLDSHPDLAVPPETDFIANLAEMLSDDRAMIGLADMGFSHGDVALRVGDFARSFHDAYAASKLATQWLDKSPRYAEQPDIVPRLFPDALCLVMHRHPLDQIHSMTRGLSHSPDAYGDQLAGQSLAAAGAGYWRTVTRGLMEFCDNHPSQSHVMRYEDLCDDPEGTLRGALGHLQLEWSPEVLNYHRHDHDLGREAGRVTGTIGFRKSTGGWHKWPQDAVNDAWEVVRDVASDLGYEPPAG, from the coding sequence ATGGACGCTCGGAACTTCCTCGAGCTGCCTCGCCGCATGTACGGCGAGCTCGTGCGCGGACGCACACGAGTCAGAATCGTTGATCGGAGCACCGCTGCGGCCAATGGTCCGGCGCGGTTCCTATTGTCCCCCTACCGCTCGGGAACGACCCTGATGCGCTACTGTCTCGACTCCCACCCAGACCTTGCCGTGCCGCCCGAGACAGATTTCATCGCCAACCTGGCGGAGATGCTGAGCGACGACCGCGCCATGATCGGGCTAGCAGACATGGGTTTCAGTCATGGCGACGTCGCCCTCAGAGTGGGTGACTTCGCTCGCTCCTTCCACGACGCTTACGCGGCCAGCAAGCTGGCGACGCAGTGGCTCGACAAGAGCCCTCGCTACGCCGAGCAACCAGACATCGTCCCTCGTCTGTTCCCAGATGCTTTGTGTCTGGTCATGCACCGTCACCCCTTGGACCAGATTCACTCGATGACCCGCGGCCTGTCACACTCTCCCGATGCCTATGGCGACCAACTTGCCGGCCAGAGTCTTGCCGCCGCTGGCGCAGGCTACTGGCGCACCGTGACCCGCGGGCTAATGGAGTTCTGTGACAACCACCCGAGCCAGAGTCACGTGATGCGCTACGAGGACCTCTGTGATGATCCGGAAGGCACGCTCCGAGGAGCATTAGGGCACCTGCAACTGGAATGGAGCCCAGAAGTCTTGAACTACCACCGACACGACCACGATCTGGGCAGGGAAGCAGGTCGAGTCACCGGCACAATCGGGTTTAGGAAATCCACAGGCGGATGGCACAAATGGCCACAGGATGCGGTGAACGATGCTTGGGAGGTCGTTCGAGATGTTGCCTCAGATTTAGGCTATGAACCGCCCGCAGGATAG
- a CDS encoding glycosyltransferase — protein sequence MPVRAPAPYLNAALLSLAAQTLTNWRLTLVLDGPAPGFAEHAEHIVGEERLEVLQLTESRGLSVALNRGLAEMRTEYVARLDADDLSAPNRLERELVHLESRKDVVLVGSHAEIIDDTSEHVGVVRVPAGGDVRKSLLRKNRFVASSVMFRRLAAIEAGGYNAHCRHAEDYDLWLRMAILGPVENLDETLTSYRVSNNQVSINPMDALGRGVIRLSRQGLSRHLGRSLWRTDLEHLAWDLWQRPIARNRRGKMARLRRGQTTTRPEHRETS from the coding sequence ATGCCTGTTCGGGCTCCAGCCCCCTATCTGAATGCAGCGTTGCTGAGTCTTGCGGCTCAGACCTTGACAAACTGGCGCTTGACTCTCGTGCTTGATGGCCCTGCTCCTGGCTTCGCCGAACACGCTGAGCACATCGTGGGCGAAGAACGCCTAGAGGTTCTTCAGTTGACAGAGTCCCGAGGCCTGTCGGTAGCTCTCAATCGTGGACTCGCGGAGATGCGCACGGAATACGTCGCTCGCCTAGACGCTGACGATCTTTCTGCTCCGAACCGTCTCGAACGCGAACTAGTGCACCTCGAGTCCCGCAAGGACGTGGTCTTGGTGGGGTCGCATGCCGAAATAATTGATGACACATCAGAGCACGTCGGGGTCGTGCGGGTGCCCGCCGGAGGCGACGTGCGAAAGTCACTGCTTCGAAAAAATCGATTCGTCGCCTCCAGTGTCATGTTTCGACGCCTTGCTGCAATTGAGGCTGGCGGTTATAACGCTCACTGCAGGCACGCTGAGGATTACGACCTGTGGCTCCGCATGGCCATCCTCGGGCCTGTTGAGAACTTGGATGAGACGCTGACGTCCTACCGCGTGTCCAATAACCAGGTCAGCATCAACCCGATGGACGCCCTTGGACGCGGCGTCATCCGACTGAGCAGGCAGGGGCTCAGTCGGCACCTGGGCCGAAGTCTCTGGCGCACCGATTTGGAACACTTGGCATGGGACCTTTGGCAGCGGCCCATTGCTCGCAATCGGCGAGGGAAGATGGCGCGACTACGTCGAGGGCAGACCACAACACGTCCTGAACACCGGGAGACCTCGTGA
- a CDS encoding sulfotransferase, with protein sequence MSGLDRPLDFSIVGAAKSGTSSLGRWLHEQPSLHVLQPKDSHYFFGQTGKHHWAGPRDEVFNKKILASREEMPAQLARVSSRVRVGEASAFYMADPATVTALERDLSPNGIAIAILRRPDERAFSAYMHMVREGLEPGSFEEGLLAEDQRIADGWQPIWWYRALGYYTQQVECLFDVLGRDRVHIMRYEDVVLDPVRALAPALAAIGTSITGGALTRQNAGGVPRNRALHRFLTEPRLVKRLGSKVVPRSTWSLVRSDLESRNLTRAKLPAHVRPALMADYLPDVRRLEGLTGLDLSTWNVAP encoded by the coding sequence GTGAGTGGCCTCGACCGTCCGCTGGACTTCTCGATCGTCGGCGCCGCCAAGTCTGGGACCTCGTCTCTGGGACGGTGGCTCCACGAGCAGCCATCCCTGCACGTTCTGCAGCCGAAGGACTCCCACTACTTCTTCGGCCAGACAGGCAAGCACCATTGGGCGGGGCCCCGTGACGAAGTCTTCAACAAGAAGATCCTGGCGAGCCGAGAGGAGATGCCCGCACAGTTGGCACGGGTCTCCTCGCGCGTCCGCGTTGGCGAAGCCTCCGCGTTCTACATGGCTGACCCAGCGACCGTTACAGCCCTTGAGCGTGACCTGTCCCCGAACGGCATCGCCATCGCCATCCTCCGACGCCCCGACGAGCGTGCTTTCTCCGCGTATATGCATATGGTTCGCGAAGGTCTTGAGCCCGGCTCATTTGAAGAAGGGCTCCTGGCGGAGGACCAGCGGATCGCCGATGGGTGGCAACCCATCTGGTGGTACCGGGCGCTCGGGTACTACACCCAGCAGGTCGAGTGCCTCTTCGACGTGCTCGGCCGAGACCGCGTCCACATCATGCGATATGAGGACGTGGTGCTTGACCCTGTCCGTGCCCTGGCGCCGGCCTTGGCAGCCATCGGCACATCGATCACAGGTGGCGCTCTCACCCGGCAGAACGCAGGTGGTGTGCCGCGAAATCGGGCCCTGCACCGATTCCTCACTGAGCCGCGTCTCGTCAAGCGCCTCGGCAGCAAAGTCGTGCCACGATCCACCTGGTCCCTGGTGCGCTCGGACCTGGAGTCCAGGAACCTCACCCGGGCGAAACTGCCAGCACACGTGCGTCCTGCACTCATGGCGGACTACTTGCCAGACGTGAGGCGTCTGGAAGGCTTGACCGGTCTGGATCTCAGCACCTGGAACGTCGCCCCGTGA